A genome region from Populus alba chromosome 5, ASM523922v2, whole genome shotgun sequence includes the following:
- the LOC118029369 gene encoding fluoride export protein 1 has product MDRGTNEPEPNLSESFRQTSSVVSSVRRRFLSLSRSRSFQVDDDIESENVSEAGDIGDRALHSNSRNESGSISLSIDSGLENGMVFPISNDNFLRSNELWAHDSTALNTRSSVLPSPEEIMSPISTDAVVCSREKQEDKVKAFVLSPALEYISCLVYLAFFGILGVLTRYLLQKLFGPDVAGVTSDNYPLYLDLPSNMVGSFLMGWWGVVFKEDISKVSGHLTIGLTTGYLGSLTTFSGWNQKMLDLSVSGHWVFSFVGFLIGLFLAAYSIKLGIGTAKCFKSFFQRSNRSATLASWRVDNPNHHFAVMVVLVVMLGLLWALSGAMLKEEYNHDSSGAQLWLGCIVAPLGVWIRWFLARLNGRGLGKAGSLKWIPFGTLIANVSAACIMAALSTVKKAVHTKTCDTISTGIQFGFLGCLSTVSTFIAEYNAMEESQKSWRAYVYALITIIVSFSLGTLIYSVPVWSRGYK; this is encoded by the exons ATGGATCGTGGAACTAATGAGCCTGAACCCAATCTGAGTGAATCATTTCGTCAGACTAGTAGCGTAGTCTCTTCAGTGAGAAGACGTTTTTTAAGTTTATCACGCAGCAGATCCTTCCAGGTAGATGATGATATTGAGAGTGAAAACGTGTCAGAGGCAGGTGATATTGGTGACAGGGCTCTTCATAGCAACAGTCGTAATGAAAGTGGCAGCATCAGCTTATCCATTGACAGCGGGTTAGAAAATGGTATGGTGTTTCCCATTTCAAATGATAACTTCCTACGATCAAATGAGTTGTGGGCTCATGACTCCACAGCTTTGAATACAAGATCTTCAGTGTTACCTTCGCCAGAAGAAATCATGTCTCCAATCTCAACTGATGCAGTGGTCTGCTCCAGGGAAAAACAAGAA GACAAGGTGAAAGCATTTGTGTTGTCACCAGCACTCGAGTATATCTCATGTCTTGTGTATCTAGCATTTTTTGGAATTCTTGGG GTCTTAACAAGGTATTTATTACAAAAGCTCTTTGGTCCTGATGTTGCTGGTGTGACAAGTGACAACTATCCGCTATATCTTGACCTACCTTCCAATATG GTCGGTTCGTTCTTGATGGGATGGTGGGGTGTTGTTTTCAAAGAAGACATATCTAAAGTGTCCGGTCATTTGACTATTGGATTAACTACTGGTTACTTGGGAAGTCTCACAACGTTTAGTGGTTGGAATCAGAAAATGCTTGATCTCAGTGTTAGTGGCCATTGGGTGTTTTCCTTTGTTGGCTTTCTCATAG GGTTATTCCTTGCAGCCTACTCTATAAAATTAGGTATTGGTACGGCCAAATGTTTCAAGTCATTTTTCCAAAGGTCAAACAGAAGTGCAACTTTAGCTAGTTGGAGGGTGGACAACCCTAATCATCACTTTGCAGTTATGGTGGTATTGGTGGTAATGTTAGGCCTTTTATGGGCTTTGAGTGGAGCAATGCTAAAGGAGGAGTATAACCACGACAGTAGTGGGGCTCAGCTATGGCTGGGTTGCATAGTTGCACCCCTAGGGGTGTGGATTAGGTGGTTCTTAGCAAGGCTCAATGGACGTGGGTTAGGTAAGGCTGGTTCTTTGAAATGGATTCCTTTTGGAACTCTTATTGCAAATGTTTCTGCAGCATGTATCATGGCAGCACTGTCTACTGTGAAGAAAGCG GTGCATACCAAAACTTGTGATACCATTTCAACTGGCATACAGTTTGGATTTTTGGGTTGTCTGAGTACGGTTTCTACTTTCATTGCTGAGTACAATGCAATGGAAGAAAGCCAGAAAAGCTGGAGAGCTTATGTATATGCCTTAATAACGATAATTGTCTCATTTAGCTTGGGGACCTTGATATACTCTGTACCTGTTTGGAGCAGGGGATACAAGTAG